The following coding sequences are from one Bufo bufo chromosome 2, aBufBuf1.1, whole genome shotgun sequence window:
- the WDR54 gene encoding WD repeat-containing protein 54 encodes MYRKDRSIQMKSSASALYNNLSVLPITDKSLTYLAVVHANTVNMVSASADSLNVSHRQLQSKEGSVALSSSLITQASWCVLPSRVLLVLTSQKGIQMYESDGSIMVYWHALDALEAPQAQAVFARGIAPAGGRYVCVGTSSGLVLVFDIPPKGTNITLAEVLAEHREPITDIACETCEGEDRGADLVTADDSGVLCVWKAGDDFRLVTKISAYGVTCSSVKLWDGVIAAAYGTGQIRLYDASTGAISAELDSHARWIYTLDIAPETGRLLSGAEDSFVQIWQLSRCEESGLIEVEHRHSECVTDTQICGARFCDPQGSSFAVTGYDLNEIIRYVQL; translated from the exons ATGTATCGGAAGGACAGGAGCATCCAGATGAAGAGCAGCGCCTCCGCCCTGTACAATAACCTCAGTGTGCTGCCCATCACCGACAAGAGCCTCACCTATCTCGCCGTGGTGCACGCCAATACCGTCAACATGGTGAGCGCCTCCGCCGACAGCCTCAACGTCTCCCACCGCCAGCTGCAGTCCAAGGAGGGGAGCGTGGCCCTCAGCTCCTCCCTCATCACACAG GCATCCTGGTGCGTTCTGCCGTCCCGGGTTCTGCTGGTTCTGACCTCACAGAAGGGAATCCAG ATGTACGAGTCTGACGGCTCTATCATGGTGTACTGGCACGCCCTGGATGCGCTGGAGGCTCCGCAGG CTCAAGCCGTGTTCGCTCGTGGCATCGCCCCCGCTGGAGGACGCTACGTCTGTGTGG GGACATCCTCTGGCCTCGTCCTCGTGTTCGACATCCCCCCGAAAGGCACCAACATTACACTGGCCGAAGTCCTAGCCGAGCACAGGGAGCCCATTACTGACATCGCCTGTGAGACCTGTGAGGGAGAG GATCGGGGTGCTGACCTGGTGACGGCTGATGATTCCGGGGTGCTTTGTGTCTGGAAGGCTGGGGATGATTTCCGTCTCGTGACGAAGATCTCTGCGTATGG GGTCACCTGCTCCTCGGTGAAGCTGTGGGACGGGGTGATTGCTGCGGCCTACGGGACGGGGCAGATCCGGCTGTACGACGCCAGCACTGGAGCCATAAGTGCTGAGCTGGACTCCCACGCCAGGTGGATCTACACGCTGGACATCGCCCCCGAGACCGGACGG CTGCTCTCGGGGGCGGAGGACTCCTTCGTTCAGATCTGGCAGCTGAGTCGTTGTGAGGAGTCGGGGCTCATAGAG GTGGAGCACCGGCACTCGGAGTGCGTGACTGATACCCAGATCTGTGGGGCGCGCTTCTGTGACCCCCAGGGCTCGTCCTTCGCTGTGACTGGCTATGACCTGAATGAGATCATCAGATACGTGCAGTTATAG